The proteins below come from a single Liolophura sinensis isolate JHLJ2023 unplaced genomic scaffold, CUHK_Ljap_v2 scaffold_15, whole genome shotgun sequence genomic window:
- the LOC135481294 gene encoding multiple epidermal growth factor-like domains protein 11, producing MFLTTCTIVYVLISDISSVSAVCSGSTYGPDCKYDCHCNTSVTCDPQNGCGGNCAAGWDGPTCQRRNVALGKPTHQSSDYHGHTSNLAVDGILGHSYAGTPCTHTVITSSSGAWRVTLNAAYWIYNFTIYNREESMGRRLSGFTLYVGNTSQNYKTCYKDTTAITTSPGAIVTGHCAGGPVSGDSVRIASRPGVPLTLCEVLIYVCSAGWYGEMCGRQCNATTACSKCDVTGTRCTECVDGRWEEHCQNRCGHCWADKCDKVTGKCPLTKGNPRCDAGFMGNKCWTGCKAGTYGYDCNETCGSCASGPDSCKTTSGHCPDNSKCMPGYSGVKCKTACEAGKYGSGCTETCGSCAHGPDSCNTTSGYCRGNPRCMSGYSSLKCKTACEAGKYGHDCNETCGSCARGPDSCNTTSGHCPGDPRCMPGYSGLKCKGCDAGFWGADCEEKCGECYNNVTCDRASGGCPITEENRRCKAGFLGSNCRQTCSPGTWGQNCKLTCSLNCLNGPTGCDVRNGACIGGCTDGHEGRFCTPVNYNYTGVVIGCVAVVVAVVIVVIVLMYTRRCHGNKSEGTSERSDPVHVQNRESSNQGREARISTPVDSNPYESVCENEYDKIRFSCNDTEASYTVVT from the exons TTTCAGCTGTGTGTTCCGGCAGTACATACGGACCAGACTGTAAATACGACTGTCACTGTAATACCAGTGTGACCTGTGACCCTCAGAATGGCTGTGGAGGGAACTGCGCTGCAGGTTGGGACGGACCCACATGTCAAAGGC GAAATGTCGCTCTGGGAAAACCAACACATCAGTCGTCAGACTACCATGGACACACATCTAACCTGGCTGTTGACGGTATACTGGGACATTCTTACGCGGGTACACCTTGTACGCACACAGTGATTACATCAAgttcaggtgcttggagagtaACACTGAACGCCGCGTACTGGATTTACAACTTCACCATATACAACAGAGAAGAAAGCA TGGGACGTCGACTCAGCGGCTTCACTTTGTATGTGGGAAACACCTCCCAGAATTACAAAACCTGTTATAAAGACACCACAGCCATTACCACGTCCCCCGGGGCCATCGTAACTGGACACTGTGCGGGAGGTCCGGTGTCAGGAGACAGCGTCAGGATAGCGTCACGGCCAGGTGTACCGCTAACACTTTGTGAAGTTCTCATCTACG TGTGTTCCGCCGGATGGTATGGTGAAATGTGTGGACGACAATGTAATGCAACGACAGCCTGTTccaaatgtgacgtcacagggaCACGATGTACAG AATGTGTTGACGGTCGATGGGAAGAACATTGTCAAAACAGATGTGGCCATTGTTGGGCCGACAAATGTGATAAAGTCACTGGGAAATGTCCTCTAACTAAAGGAAACCCAAGATGCGATGCTGGCTTCATGGGTAATAAGTGCTGGACAG GCTGCAAGGCAGGTACTTATGGGTACGATTGTAACGAGACCTGTGGATCGTGTGCATCTGGACCCGACAGTTGTAAAACTACTTCCGGGCACTGTCCGGATAATTCCAAatgcatgccgggatattctggtgtgaaatgtaaaacag CCTGtgaagcaggtaaatatggctCAGGCTGTACCGAGACCTGTGGATCGTGTGCACATGGACCGGACAGTTGTAACACGACATCCGGGTACTGTCGTGGTAATCCCAGATGCATGTCGGgatattctagtttgaagtgtAAAACAG CCTGtgaagcaggtaaatatggccACGACTGTAACGAGACCTGTGGATCGTGTGCACGTGGACCAGACAGCTGTAACACtacatccgggcactgtccggGTGATCCCAGATGCATGCCCGGATATTCTGGTTTGAAATGTAAAG GATGTGATGCTGGGTTTTGGGGAGCCGACTGTGAGGAAAAGTGTGGCGAATGTTATAACAACGTCACGTGTGACAGAGCATCTGGGGGCTGTCCAATCACAGAAGAGAATCGCCGCTGTAAGGCCGGTTTCTTGGGATCTAACTGTCGACAAA CATGCTCCCCTGGCACATGGGGACAAAACTGCAAACTTACTTGTAGTCTGAACTGTCTTAATGGTCCAACCGGATGTGACGTCAGGAATGGAGCATGTATTGGAGGTTGTACAGATGGACATGAAGGCCGATTTTGTACCC CCGTCAACTATAACTACACAGGAGTGGTTATAGGCTGTGTGGCTGTGGTGGTCGCTGTCGTAATCGTCGTTATTGTACTGATGTACAC GAGAAGATGTCACGGTAATAAGTCAGAAGGAACCTCTGAGCGTTCGGATCCGGTCCACGTCCAGAATCGGGAGAGTTCTAATCAAGGGAGAGAGGCGCGGATTTCAACTCCAGTGGACAGCAACCCGTATGAGAGTGTTTGTGAGAATGAATACGACAAAATCCGATTTTCTTGTAATGACACCGAGGCCAGTTACACAGTTGTTACTTAA